The following DNA comes from Sulfurimonas hongkongensis.
ATATACGCTCATCCATCTATGTTGCTGAGGCAGAAAAAGAGAAGATAAACCAAGAAAATTCTCAGCTCTACCCACAAATCAACCTATCAGCCTCGTATAAAAAGACAGAGTATGAGGCTAACCCTACAAAAGACATGACAAGGCAAGGACTTATAACTTACTCCGCTACTCTAAGACAATCTATATACAATCCAGAAGTTCTCTCAAGAATAGATATGCAAGAGCGAAGAAGTAAATACTCGGATGTAAAAGTTGAGTATGAGAAAGAGGCTCTAGCACAAGAGCTTTTTAAAACCTATCTCGATATCTTAAAGTCACACAACAAGATAAAACTTTTAGAATCCTATCTTGAGTATAACAGTTCTAAACTCAAGGAGCTGAGTAAAAAGTTTGCTATGGATCTCTCCAACAAGATGGATCTGCTTGAGATGCGTGTTGAGTATAACTCTGCTGTGATAGAACTTGACAAAGAGAGAAAGCTTTTAAAAGTGCATGATCTTAAGTTTAAACACTACATAGGAGATACCGTTTATGAGCTTCCTAAGATAGAGTCTGATAAGATTCTCATAGAAACTATAACGCAGATGAAAGAGCAAGTTGTCGGTAAGGATAATCTGCAAAAAAGCTTACGCGTAAAACAAGCAGAGGCTGCACTTGAAGTAAGTGATGCAGAGATAGAAAACGCAAAGAGTGGACACTTACCAACGCTAACTTTTGATGCCATCTACAATTTGTATGACACAGATACACCGACCATAGATGCTCCTTACAACACGGTAAAGTACGCTATGCTTAGTCTAAATATTCCTATCTATAGTGGTGGACATGTCTCATCAAAAGTGGACTCATCTAGACTTATGAAAAAAGCTGCAAACGAAGATCTGCAAAATGCTAAAAAAGAGGTTCAGGTTCTTTACGATGAGTATCTTGCGATATTTGAAGCATCATCTGAGTCTGTAGAGATGTACAAAGATGCACTAGCATCAGCAGAACTCTATCTTGAAGCTATAGATCAAGGTTATGCCTATGGACTAAAAAGCATCATAGACTTAAACGATGCAAAAAACAAGCTAAACGAGGTAAAATACAAATATGTAGAAAATCTTTACAATTTAGTAGATTCATATATAGGCTTGTTAATGGTAACAAACAACTTTAAAGAGTTAAATCTTTTAGATAAATTAGTAGAGTGAGTTTAAAGATGAAAAAAGCGATAATAACTGGTGTTACAGGGCAAGATGGTGCGTATTTAGCAGAACTGCTTTTAGAGAAGGGTTATGAGGTTTATGCAACCTACAGAAGAACTTCTTCGGTTAATTTTTGGCGTATAGAGGAGCTTGGTATTGAGAACCATCCAAACCTTCATCTAGTTGAGTACGACTTAACTGATCAAGCAAATAGCGTAAGAATGGTAGCAGATATAAAACCAGATGAGATTTACAATCTTGCAGCGCAGAGCTTTGTAGGCGTCTCATTTGAGCAACCACTAGCCACTGCCCATATAACTGGACTTGGATGTGTACATCTGCTTGAAGCTATCCGTATAGTAGATCCAAAGATAAAGTTTTATCAAGCAAGCACCTCAGAGATGTTTGGTTTAGTGCAGGAGATTCCCCAAAAAGAGAGTACTCCTTTTTATCCTAGAAGCCCTTACGGTGCGGCAAAGCTTTATGCTCATTGGATGGTGGTAAACTATAGAGAGTCTTACGGTATGTTTGCATCTAGCGGCATACTCTTTAACCATGAGTCGCCTCTAAGAGGAAAAGAGTTTGTTACTCGTAAGATAACAGATAGCGTAGCCAAAATCAAACTCGGAAAACTAGAGTGTTTAGAGCTTGGAAATATGGATGCTAAAAGAGATTGGGGCTATGCAAAGGACTATGTAGAAGCGATGTACTTAATGCTACAAGCTCCAAAATCAGATACATTTGTAGTAGCTACAAACAGAACAGAGACGGTAAGAGATTTTGTAACTATGGCATTTAAAGCAGCAGGAATTGAACTTGAGTTTAGTGGCAAAGCTGAAAATGAAATAGCAAAAGACAAGGCAAATGGCAAAACAGTTGTGAGAGTAAATCCAAAGTTTTACCGCCCAGCTGAAGTAGACCTTCTTATTGGAAACCCACAAAAAGCAAAAGATGAGCTAGGCTGGGAGGCAAAATGCACCCTTGAAGAGCTATGCGCCATGATGGTAAAAGAAGATTTAAGACGAAACGAAACAGATTGTAGCTTTTAAGAGATGAACAAAGTTCTTATAACAGGAATAGACAGCTTTAGTGGTACTCACCTATCTTCATATCTCAAAAATTCAGGATATGAAGTTTACGGAACCTCTCTATTTAAGAGTGGAGATAAAAAGTATAGATGCGATATCACAAAAAAAGATGATATCATAGATGTTCTTAAGATATGTGAACCAGACTATCTAGTCCACCTAAGTGGCATCTCTTTTCCAGCTCACGGACAAAATGAAGACTTTTATAGAGTAAACACTCTAGGCACGTTAAATATACTAGACGCCCTTATAGAACTCAACCTTAGCCCTACAAAGATAGTCTTAGCAAGCAGTGCAACACTCTATGGCAATCAAGATCTAGAAGTTTTAGATGAGGCACTTTGCCCAAAACCCACAAATCACTATGGTGCGAGCAAATATGCCATGGAGTCTCTAGCAGCAAACTATTTTACAAGATTAAACATTATTATAACACGACCCTTTAACTATACAGGTGCAAATCAGCAAGAACACTTTTTAATTCCAAAAATAGTGAAACATTTTAAACAAAAAAAACAAACCATAGAACTAGGTAACTTAGATGTAAGTAGAGAGTTTAATGATATCAGCTATGTCTGTGAAGTTTATAAAAGGCTTTTAGAGTCTTCTCTTAGCTCCGAAATTTTCAATATCGCTTCAAACAGAGGCATAAAGCTCTTAGATGTTATAGATATGATGAATGAGATATCAGGCTACAAGATAGAGGTCAAAACCAACCCCGATTTCGTAAGAAAGAGCGAGATAAAAACTCTTACAGGCTCTTGTGAAAAACTCTTTAAAGCCATAGGCAAAGTAGAACAAAAAGAGTTTAAACAAACTCTGCGTGATATGCTTGAAGCTTAGATATAAAAGGGCGTTGTAGTTGAGAGTAGCGATAGTGCATGACTGGCTTGTAACAGATGCAGGAGCAGAAAAAGTTCTAAAAGCACTGCTTGATATCTATAGAGATGCAGATATATTCTCACTTGTTGATTTTTTAAGTAAAAAAGACAGAGAGACTGTTCTTGATGGTAGGTTTGCAAAAACATCATTTATCCAAAAACTCCCCTTTGCAAAAAAACATTTTAGAAGCTACTTTTTTCTTTTTCCTACG
Coding sequences within:
- a CDS encoding TolC family protein, with the translated sequence MKSNKNALSFFLSIVLCSSVGADVLNFSRAYELALENANNIRSSIYVAEAEKEKINQENSQLYPQINLSASYKKTEYEANPTKDMTRQGLITYSATLRQSIYNPEVLSRIDMQERRSKYSDVKVEYEKEALAQELFKTYLDILKSHNKIKLLESYLEYNSSKLKELSKKFAMDLSNKMDLLEMRVEYNSAVIELDKERKLLKVHDLKFKHYIGDTVYELPKIESDKILIETITQMKEQVVGKDNLQKSLRVKQAEAALEVSDAEIENAKSGHLPTLTFDAIYNLYDTDTPTIDAPYNTVKYAMLSLNIPIYSGGHVSSKVDSSRLMKKAANEDLQNAKKEVQVLYDEYLAIFEASSESVEMYKDALASAELYLEAIDQGYAYGLKSIIDLNDAKNKLNEVKYKYVENLYNLVDSYIGLLMVTNNFKELNLLDKLVE
- the gmd gene encoding GDP-mannose 4,6-dehydratase; the encoded protein is MKKAIITGVTGQDGAYLAELLLEKGYEVYATYRRTSSVNFWRIEELGIENHPNLHLVEYDLTDQANSVRMVADIKPDEIYNLAAQSFVGVSFEQPLATAHITGLGCVHLLEAIRIVDPKIKFYQASTSEMFGLVQEIPQKESTPFYPRSPYGAAKLYAHWMVVNYRESYGMFASSGILFNHESPLRGKEFVTRKITDSVAKIKLGKLECLELGNMDAKRDWGYAKDYVEAMYLMLQAPKSDTFVVATNRTETVRDFVTMAFKAAGIELEFSGKAENEIAKDKANGKTVVRVNPKFYRPAEVDLLIGNPQKAKDELGWEAKCTLEELCAMMVKEDLRRNETDCSF
- a CDS encoding NAD-dependent epimerase/dehydratase family protein, translated to MNKVLITGIDSFSGTHLSSYLKNSGYEVYGTSLFKSGDKKYRCDITKKDDIIDVLKICEPDYLVHLSGISFPAHGQNEDFYRVNTLGTLNILDALIELNLSPTKIVLASSATLYGNQDLEVLDEALCPKPTNHYGASKYAMESLAANYFTRLNIIITRPFNYTGANQQEHFLIPKIVKHFKQKKQTIELGNLDVSREFNDISYVCEVYKRLLESSLSSEIFNIASNRGIKLLDVIDMMNEISGYKIEVKTNPDFVRKSEIKTLTGSCEKLFKAIGKVEQKEFKQTLRDMLEA